In Novosphingobium sp. MMS21-SN21R, a single genomic region encodes these proteins:
- the gyrB gene encoding DNA topoisomerase (ATP-hydrolyzing) subunit B produces MASTNENIPNANAYGADSIKVLKGLDAVRKRPGMYIGDTDDGSGLHHMVFEVSDNAIDEALAGHCDLVLIELNPDGSVSVEDNGRGIPTGIHAEEGVSAAEVIMTQLHAGGKFENTSDDNAYKVSGGLHGVGVSVVNALSEWLELTIWRDGEEHWMKFAHGDAVSPLIVRGPAPDNGKGGVKKGTRVTFVASTDTFKNVLEFDFDKLEHRYRELAFLNSGVRILLRDKRHEEVKEHDLYYEGGIGAFVKYLDRNKAALMPEPVAISAERDGIGIEVALEWNDSYYENVLCFTNNIPQRDGGTHLAAFRAALTRTLNGYAERSGMLKKEKVSLTGDDMREGLTAIVSVKLPDPKFSSQTKDKLVSSEVRQPLESLMADKMVEWLEENPGHAKSIIQKVIDAAAAREAAKRARELTRRKGAMDIASLPGKLADCQERDPSKCELFLVEGDSAGGSAKQGRDRKTQAILPLKGKILNVERARFDRIIGSKEVGTLIQAMGTGIRDEFNLDKLRYHKIVIMTDADVDGAHIRTLLLTFFHRQMPDIIRSGHLFIAQPPLYKVAKGRSEVYLKDNAALDRYLVDAGLSGRVLETAGGARSGPDLENLVEHALRMRNLMAFVPRRYNPAIIEALALAGALEPEMPTEVRAEALARTTRWLDRGDTEARWSVELAEEGGYHIKRIWRGVTDHHVIEAGFLVSAEARKLARLAAENADVYQGVARLVRATAAAAELEPESDAVVSGDDADAPAAAPTTQAKDAITRPSELLDTVFAGGRKGLSIQRYKGLGEMNADQLWETTLDPNVRTLLQVKVEDADVTDEIFTRLMGDVVEPRREFIQDNALNVANLDV; encoded by the coding sequence ATGGCCAGTACGAACGAAAACATCCCCAACGCCAATGCTTACGGCGCCGATTCCATCAAGGTGCTGAAAGGTCTCGACGCGGTGCGCAAGCGCCCCGGCATGTACATCGGTGATACCGACGACGGATCGGGCCTGCACCACATGGTGTTCGAGGTTTCGGACAACGCCATCGACGAAGCGCTGGCCGGGCACTGCGACCTCGTGCTGATCGAACTGAACCCGGATGGCTCGGTTTCGGTCGAGGACAACGGGCGCGGCATCCCCACCGGCATCCACGCCGAGGAAGGCGTTTCGGCCGCCGAAGTGATCATGACCCAGCTTCACGCGGGCGGGAAGTTCGAGAACACGTCTGACGACAATGCCTACAAGGTTTCGGGCGGTCTGCACGGCGTCGGCGTCTCGGTGGTCAACGCGCTGTCCGAATGGCTTGAGCTGACGATCTGGCGCGACGGCGAAGAGCACTGGATGAAGTTTGCACACGGCGATGCCGTATCGCCGCTGATCGTGCGTGGCCCTGCGCCGGACAACGGCAAGGGCGGCGTCAAGAAGGGCACCCGCGTGACCTTCGTTGCCAGCACCGACACGTTCAAGAACGTGCTCGAATTCGATTTCGACAAGCTCGAACATCGCTACCGCGAACTCGCGTTCCTCAATTCGGGCGTGCGCATCCTGCTGCGCGACAAGCGTCACGAGGAAGTGAAGGAACACGATCTCTATTACGAAGGCGGGATCGGCGCATTCGTGAAATATCTTGATCGCAACAAGGCCGCGCTGATGCCGGAACCTGTGGCGATCTCGGCGGAACGCGACGGCATCGGCATCGAAGTCGCGCTCGAATGGAACGACAGCTACTACGAAAACGTGTTGTGCTTCACCAACAACATCCCGCAGCGTGATGGCGGCACGCACCTTGCCGCATTCCGCGCGGCGCTGACCCGCACGCTCAACGGCTATGCCGAGCGCTCGGGCATGTTGAAGAAGGAAAAGGTTTCGCTGACCGGCGATGACATGCGCGAAGGCCTCACCGCCATCGTCTCGGTCAAGCTGCCTGACCCGAAGTTCTCGTCGCAGACCAAGGACAAGCTGGTCTCCTCCGAAGTGCGCCAGCCGCTCGAAAGCCTGATGGCCGACAAGATGGTCGAATGGCTGGAAGAAAATCCCGGCCACGCCAAATCGATCATCCAGAAGGTGATCGACGCTGCCGCCGCGCGCGAAGCCGCCAAGCGCGCCCGCGAACTTACCCGCCGCAAGGGTGCGATGGACATCGCCTCGCTGCCGGGCAAGCTCGCCGACTGCCAGGAGCGCGATCCTTCCAAGTGCGAACTGTTCCTGGTCGAGGGTGACTCCGCAGGTGGCAGCGCCAAGCAGGGGCGTGACCGCAAGACGCAGGCGATCCTGCCGCTCAAGGGCAAAATCCTCAACGTGGAACGCGCGCGGTTTGACCGGATCATCGGATCGAAGGAAGTCGGCACGCTGATCCAGGCGATGGGCACCGGCATCCGCGACGAGTTCAATCTCGACAAGCTGCGCTATCACAAGATCGTCATCATGACCGACGCCGACGTTGACGGCGCGCATATCCGCACGCTGCTGCTGACGTTCTTCCACCGCCAGATGCCCGACATCATCCGGAGCGGCCACTTGTTCATCGCCCAGCCGCCGCTTTACAAGGTCGCCAAGGGTCGCAGCGAGGTTTACCTCAAGGACAACGCCGCGCTTGACCGCTATCTGGTGGATGCAGGCCTTTCGGGCCGCGTGCTGGAAACTGCAGGCGGTGCACGCAGCGGGCCGGACCTGGAAAACCTCGTCGAGCATGCCCTGCGAATGCGCAACCTGATGGCCTTCGTGCCCCGCCGGTACAATCCAGCGATCATCGAAGCTCTTGCGCTCGCAGGCGCGCTTGAACCGGAAATGCCCACCGAGGTGCGCGCCGAAGCTTTGGCCCGCACCACTCGCTGGCTCGACCGCGGCGATACCGAAGCGCGCTGGTCGGTCGAACTGGCCGAAGAGGGCGGATACCACATCAAGCGTATCTGGCGCGGCGTCACCGATCATCACGTGATTGAAGCCGGTTTCCTTGTCAGCGCCGAAGCGCGCAAACTGGCCCGCCTCGCTGCCGAGAACGCCGATGTCTATCAGGGCGTTGCCCGGCTGGTGCGCGCTACCGCCGCTGCTGCCGAGCTGGAGCCCGAATCCGACGCGGTCGTCTCGGGCGATGACGCCGATGCTCCTGCCGCTGCACCGACCACGCAGGCCAAGGACGCGATCACGCGGCCTTCCGAACTGCTCGACACGGTGTTCGCGGGCGGGCGCAAGGGCCTGTCGATCCAGCGCTACAAGGGCCTTGGCGAGATGAACGCCGACCAGCTGTGGGAAACCACGCTCGACCCGAACGTGCGCACGCTGCTGCAGGTCAAGGTCGAGGATGCGGACGTGACCGACGAGATCTTCACCCGCCTGATGGGCGACGTGGTCGAACCGCGCCGCGAATTCATTCAGGACAACGCGCTGAACGTTGCGAATTTGGACGTTTGA
- a CDS encoding M20/M25/M40 family metallo-hydrolase — translation MRKLLATLVPLVLPMGGAMAAETPLRADQQAYRALYKEFVETDTSITTGSCTALADKIEGHLRGAGFTDAEIHRFTVPEFPKEGGIVVILPGSSKTTRPILLLGHLDVVVAKREDWTRDPYTFIEEGGYFYGRGVADMKAMDAIWTDMFMRWRKAGKVPKRTLKLALTCGEETSTAFNGAKWLSQNRRELIDAEFALNEGGAGRTDKPLEDGGRVVVHTMHVGEKTPVNYRIEATNPGGHSSAPVKDNAIYDLSDALARLRDFDFPLMLNDTTRAYFIKAGAARGDAMGKAMVAIVANPADKAAEAVVNTDRTFHSMLRTTCVATLLDGGHANNALPQRAGANVNCRIFPGISAEDVRKTLETVIADPTMTVLRTDNRGPDAKAPPLNPKILGPAEKLVEKYYPGVPMVPMMSTGATDGVFLSAVGIPSYGPPGLFSNPDGNGTHGLNERIAVSAVYTGRDLLTDLVTAYAF, via the coding sequence ATGCGCAAACTGCTCGCCACGCTCGTTCCGCTTGTGCTGCCGATGGGTGGTGCAATGGCCGCAGAAACCCCGCTGCGCGCCGATCAGCAGGCCTATCGCGCGCTGTACAAGGAGTTCGTGGAGACTGACACGTCGATCACCACCGGCAGTTGCACGGCCCTTGCGGACAAGATCGAGGGCCACTTGCGGGGGGCAGGCTTTACCGATGCCGAAATTCACCGCTTCACCGTGCCCGAATTTCCGAAGGAAGGCGGCATTGTCGTGATACTGCCCGGCAGTTCGAAGACGACCAGGCCGATCCTCCTGCTCGGCCATCTCGACGTCGTCGTGGCCAAGCGCGAGGACTGGACCCGCGATCCCTATACCTTCATCGAGGAAGGCGGCTACTTCTACGGGCGCGGCGTGGCCGACATGAAGGCGATGGACGCCATCTGGACCGATATGTTCATGCGCTGGCGCAAGGCCGGCAAAGTGCCCAAGCGCACGCTCAAACTGGCGCTGACTTGCGGCGAGGAAACCAGCACAGCATTCAACGGCGCAAAGTGGCTGTCGCAGAATCGCCGCGAGTTGATCGACGCTGAATTCGCGCTCAATGAAGGCGGGGCGGGCCGCACCGACAAGCCGCTGGAAGATGGGGGCCGCGTGGTCGTTCACACGATGCATGTGGGTGAGAAGACCCCGGTCAACTACCGCATCGAAGCGACCAATCCGGGCGGGCACAGCTCGGCCCCGGTCAAGGATAACGCGATCTACGATTTGTCGGACGCACTGGCCCGCCTTCGCGATTTCGACTTTCCGCTGATGCTCAACGACACTACCCGCGCCTACTTTATCAAGGCGGGCGCGGCGCGCGGCGATGCCATGGGCAAGGCGATGGTGGCGATCGTCGCCAATCCGGCGGACAAGGCAGCAGAGGCCGTCGTGAATACCGATCGAACGTTCCATTCGATGTTGCGCACGACCTGCGTCGCCACGCTGCTCGATGGCGGTCATGCCAACAACGCCCTGCCTCAGCGTGCGGGCGCGAACGTCAATTGCCGCATCTTTCCCGGTATTTCGGCGGAAGATGTGCGCAAAACGCTGGAAACCGTCATCGCCGACCCGACGATGACCGTGTTGCGCACCGACAATCGCGGGCCGGATGCCAAGGCGCCGCCGCTCAATCCCAAGATCCTCGGTCCTGCGGAAAAGCTGGTGGAAAAGTACTATCCCGGCGTACCTATGGTGCCGATGATGTCCACCGGCGCGACCGATGGCGTGTTCCTTTCGGCGGTGGGCATCCCCAGCTACGGCCCTCCCGGCCTGTTCAGCAATCCCGACGGCAACGGCACACACGGGCTGAACGAACGGATTGCAGTCAGCGCGGTCTATACCGGGCGCGACCTGCTGACCGATCTAGTCACAGCTTATGCGTTCTGA
- a CDS encoding HNH endonuclease → MLHKALIERAASARPNSGDSAAFNDVLLNDRHLSNCPALVLNADYTPLSYYPLSLWPWQTAIKAVFLERVDIIDTYDREVHSPGFGMKLPSVIALRQYVRPSEYPAFTRFNLFLRDAFQCQYCGCHENLTFDHIVPRRLGGRTSWENVAAACAPCNLRKGGRTPEQARMRLMSRAIRPTTWQLQERGRAFPPNYLHETWRDWLYWDVELES, encoded by the coding sequence GTGCTTCATAAGGCGCTGATCGAGAGGGCGGCTTCGGCCAGGCCCAATAGCGGCGATAGCGCCGCCTTCAACGACGTTTTGCTAAACGACCGCCACCTTTCAAACTGTCCTGCGCTTGTCCTCAACGCCGATTACACCCCGCTCAGCTATTATCCGCTCAGCCTGTGGCCTTGGCAGACCGCGATCAAGGCGGTGTTTCTTGAGCGCGTGGACATCATCGACACCTATGATCGCGAGGTCCACAGCCCCGGCTTCGGCATGAAGCTGCCCTCGGTTATCGCGCTGCGCCAGTATGTGCGGCCAAGCGAGTATCCCGCCTTTACCCGCTTCAACCTGTTCCTGCGCGACGCTTTCCAGTGCCAGTATTGCGGTTGCCACGAGAACCTGACCTTCGACCATATCGTGCCGCGCCGGCTTGGCGGGCGCACCTCGTGGGAGAATGTCGCGGCGGCCTGCGCGCCGTGCAACTTGCGCAAGGGCGGACGCACGCCCGAGCAGGCCCGCATGCGCCTGATGAGCCGAGCGATCCGCCCGACCACGTGGCAATTGCAGGAACGCGGCCGCGCTTTCCCGCCGAACTACCTGCACGAAACCTGGCGCGACTGGCTCTACTGGGACGTAGAGCTGGAAAGCTGA
- a CDS encoding TCR/Tet family MFS transporter, translated as MPDIKPHRASFGIVFAIVMIDMLGFGIITPVLPGLIIDLTHVDIGTAAEYAGWLGAGYAAMQFVFAPVIGNLSDRFGRRPVLLAAVFLLGLDYLLQAMAPHFWWLVAGRLIAGITGASFSAAYAYIADVTPPEKRAASFGLMGLAFGFGFVVGPALGGLLGSVDARLPFYAAAGLALTNFTFGLIFLKESLSLENRRPFNWRKANAISSLRALRGQSPTVLWFVAALGTWQLAHVVYPSVWPYFAIAAYGFSVRDVGLALAMVGFSSALVQGLGLRIALPKLGEQRAVVLGVFGLCASAVLYTLAREHWQVYVAIAVGALQGFVQPPISAYNSRAVDARSQGELQGAVQSIGSIAAIIGPPMYTQALARFSGPDAIIDLPGMPMLLSAGISVITLVLFWKGASLLKQEKPDQLSSSTSQ; from the coding sequence ATGCCTGACATCAAGCCGCACCGGGCATCGTTCGGCATCGTCTTCGCGATCGTGATGATCGACATGCTCGGCTTCGGCATCATCACACCGGTACTGCCGGGGCTGATCATCGACTTGACCCATGTCGATATCGGCACGGCTGCGGAATATGCAGGCTGGCTCGGTGCCGGCTATGCGGCAATGCAGTTCGTGTTCGCGCCGGTGATCGGCAACTTGTCGGACCGCTTCGGGCGCAGGCCGGTGCTGCTGGCCGCCGTGTTTCTGCTCGGGCTGGATTACCTGCTTCAGGCAATGGCGCCGCACTTCTGGTGGCTGGTTGCCGGTCGGCTGATTGCTGGCATAACCGGCGCCAGCTTCTCTGCCGCCTATGCCTATATCGCGGACGTGACCCCGCCAGAAAAGCGCGCGGCAAGCTTCGGCCTGATGGGACTGGCGTTCGGGTTCGGGTTCGTTGTCGGACCGGCGCTCGGCGGCTTGCTCGGCTCGGTCGATGCGCGCCTGCCGTTCTATGCAGCCGCAGGCCTTGCGCTGACAAACTTCACGTTCGGGCTGATCTTCCTCAAGGAATCGCTCAGCCTCGAAAACCGCCGCCCGTTCAATTGGCGCAAGGCCAATGCGATCTCGTCGCTGCGCGCGCTGCGTGGACAGAGCCCGACGGTGCTGTGGTTCGTCGCAGCGCTGGGCACATGGCAACTGGCCCATGTCGTCTATCCGTCGGTCTGGCCTTATTTTGCAATTGCCGCCTACGGCTTTTCGGTGCGCGATGTCGGCCTCGCGCTCGCGATGGTCGGCTTTTCGAGCGCGCTGGTGCAAGGGCTGGGCTTACGGATCGCCTTGCCCAAACTGGGCGAACAACGCGCCGTGGTGCTCGGCGTATTCGGGCTGTGCGCTTCGGCCGTCCTCTATACCCTCGCGCGCGAACATTGGCAGGTCTACGTGGCGATCGCCGTGGGCGCGCTTCAAGGCTTCGTGCAGCCACCGATCTCGGCCTACAACAGCCGCGCGGTCGACGCGCGCAGCCAGGGCGAATTGCAGGGCGCGGTGCAATCGATCGGCAGCATCGCCGCGATCATCGGCCCGCCGATGTACACGCAGGCGCTTGCGCGGTTCAGTGGCCCCGATGCGATCATCGACCTGCCGGGAATGCCGATGCTGCTTTCGGCGGGGATTTCGGTGATCACGCTGGTGCTGTTCTGGAAGGGCGCTTCGCTGCTGAAGCAGGAAAAGCCGGATCAGCTTTCCAGCTCTACGTCCCAGTAG
- a CDS encoding nitronate monooxygenase — translation MTASPKTTALMRRGAEFLGTEHAILCGAMSWVSERNLVSAISNAGGFGVIACGAMTPELLDTEIGATKALTDKPFGVNLITMHPMLFDLIAVCAKHKVGHVVLAGGIPPKGSVEAIKAFGAKVLVFAPTLALAKKLLRSGADALVIEGSEAGGHIGPVSTSVLAQEFLPALAEEHVVFVAGGIGRGEMIASYLEMGASGVQLGTRFACATESIAHPAFKAAFFRGNARDAVASVQVDPRLPVIPVRALKNKGSEEFTAKQIEVAKRLDEGLVDMGEAQLEIEHFWAGALRRAVIEGDVERGSVMAGQSVGMVTREEPVAEIITQLMAQSDEALSRR, via the coding sequence ATGACTGCCAGCCCCAAGACCACTGCCCTCATGCGCCGCGGCGCCGAATTCCTCGGTACCGAACATGCGATCCTGTGCGGTGCGATGAGCTGGGTGTCCGAACGCAATCTCGTTTCGGCGATCAGCAATGCGGGCGGCTTTGGCGTGATCGCCTGTGGCGCGATGACGCCCGAACTGCTCGACACCGAAATTGGGGCAACCAAGGCCCTGACCGACAAGCCCTTCGGCGTGAACCTGATCACCATGCACCCGATGCTGTTCGACCTGATCGCGGTCTGCGCCAAGCACAAGGTCGGCCATGTCGTGCTCGCGGGCGGCATCCCGCCCAAGGGCAGCGTGGAGGCGATCAAGGCATTCGGCGCCAAGGTGCTGGTGTTTGCCCCCACACTGGCGCTGGCCAAGAAGCTGCTCCGCTCTGGCGCAGACGCGCTGGTGATTGAGGGTTCGGAAGCGGGCGGGCACATCGGCCCGGTCTCCACCTCGGTGCTGGCGCAGGAATTCCTGCCTGCTTTGGCCGAAGAGCACGTGGTGTTCGTGGCGGGCGGCATCGGACGGGGCGAGATGATCGCCAGCTATCTGGAAATGGGTGCGAGCGGGGTCCAGCTTGGTACCCGCTTCGCCTGCGCGACTGAATCCATCGCCCACCCGGCGTTCAAAGCCGCGTTCTTCCGTGGCAATGCCCGAGACGCAGTTGCCAGCGTGCAGGTCGATCCGCGCCTGCCGGTGATCCCGGTACGCGCGCTCAAGAACAAGGGTTCGGAAGAGTTCACTGCCAAGCAGATCGAAGTCGCCAAGCGGCTCGACGAAGGCCTTGTCGACATGGGCGAAGCGCAGCTTGAGATCGAGCATTTCTGGGCGGGCGCGCTCCGCCGCGCGGTGATCGAGGGCGATGTCGAGCGCGGTTCGGTCATGGCCGGACAGTCGGTCGGCATGGTGACAAGGGAAGAGCCGGTGGCCGAGATCATTACGCAACTTATGGCGCAGAGTGACGAAGCGCTGAGCCGCCGCTGA
- a CDS encoding pentapeptide repeat-containing protein, protein MSKPTVSGQTLDRTALAALCGEELVHLTECDMDEAGLSGLDLTGWTFERCSLRHADLTGAKLAGTTWQSCRAAFADLTGTDLSEAVITASDFNNVSFRRAQIASARFTATRMTGADFQGVRGMGFTFEEVLLVGARLSGLSFRKETLRRVDMAQADLAKCDFRGAVFEGCALREANMDGALFAGADLRGADLGGLRLEDARLFRGATISREQAEQLLSGWGLLIR, encoded by the coding sequence ATGAGCAAGCCAACCGTTTCCGGACAGACCCTCGACCGTACCGCCCTTGCAGCCCTTTGCGGCGAAGAGCTGGTCCACCTGACCGAATGCGACATGGATGAGGCGGGTCTTTCCGGACTGGACCTTACAGGCTGGACCTTCGAGCGCTGCAGCTTGCGCCACGCAGACCTCACCGGTGCTAAACTGGCGGGCACGACATGGCAGTCCTGCCGCGCCGCTTTCGCCGACCTGACCGGCACCGATCTCTCCGAAGCCGTCATCACTGCGAGCGATTTCAACAACGTATCCTTTCGCCGCGCCCAGATCGCCTCGGCCCGGTTCACTGCCACGCGCATGACCGGCGCGGACTTTCAGGGCGTGCGCGGCATGGGCTTCACATTCGAGGAAGTGCTGCTGGTCGGCGCGCGTCTGTCCGGCCTGTCGTTCCGCAAGGAGACCTTGCGCCGTGTCGACATGGCGCAGGCGGATCTTGCCAAGTGCGATTTCCGGGGCGCCGTGTTCGAAGGCTGCGCCCTGCGCGAAGCCAACATGGACGGCGCGCTGTTCGCCGGGGCCGACTTGCGCGGCGCAGACCTTGGCGGCTTGCGGCTGGAAGATGCGCGGCTGTTCCGGGGGGCGACGATCTCGCGCGAACAGGCCGAACAGCTCTTGTCCGGCTGGGGGCTGCTGATTCGTTGA
- a CDS encoding aspartate kinase — protein MARIVMKFGGTSMAGTERIRRVARIVQRQQAAGHEVAVVVSAMAGETDRLVNFAREANPLYDPAEYDVVVASGEQVTSGLLAMHLQALGCKARSWLGWQVPIKTDDAHAKARIEDIDAGALMASMASGEIAVIPGFQGVSPAGRVTTLGRGGSDTSAVAVAAAVKADRCDIYTDVDGVYTTDPRIVAKARKLKNVTYEEMLELASVGSKVLQTRSVSLAMKEGVRVQVLSSFIDDDAPAADTIPGTMIVSDEELEGLDMERQLITGIAADKNEAKITLTRIADRPGAVAAIFGPLAAANINVDMIIQNIAKDRGETDVTFTVPLADLARTQALLEERKDTIGYYRMLANSKVAKISVVGVGMRSHAGVAATMFRALADRGINIQAITTSEIKVSVLIDEDETELAVRVLHTAYEMDGE, from the coding sequence TTGGCTCGCATCGTGATGAAATTCGGCGGCACGTCTATGGCGGGAACCGAGCGCATCCGCCGCGTGGCGCGCATCGTTCAGCGTCAGCAGGCTGCGGGGCATGAAGTCGCGGTCGTAGTATCGGCCATGGCGGGCGAGACCGACCGGCTGGTGAACTTCGCGCGCGAAGCCAATCCGCTCTACGATCCGGCCGAATACGATGTGGTCGTAGCCAGCGGCGAGCAGGTGACCTCGGGCCTTCTGGCGATGCACTTGCAGGCGCTGGGCTGCAAGGCGCGGTCATGGCTCGGCTGGCAAGTGCCGATCAAGACCGACGACGCCCACGCCAAGGCACGCATCGAAGATATCGACGCCGGGGCGCTGATGGCCTCGATGGCATCGGGTGAGATCGCAGTCATTCCGGGCTTCCAGGGCGTTTCGCCCGCAGGCCGCGTCACTACGCTCGGGCGCGGCGGGTCGGACACGTCTGCCGTGGCAGTGGCCGCCGCCGTGAAGGCCGACCGCTGCGACATCTACACCGACGTCGACGGGGTCTATACCACCGACCCGCGCATCGTCGCCAAGGCGCGCAAGCTGAAGAACGTGACCTACGAGGAAATGCTTGAACTGGCCTCGGTCGGCTCGAAAGTGTTGCAGACCCGTTCGGTCAGCCTCGCCATGAAGGAAGGCGTGCGGGTGCAGGTGCTATCCTCGTTCATCGACGACGATGCGCCCGCTGCAGACACGATTCCCGGCACAATGATCGTTTCCGACGAGGAACTTGAAGGACTTGATATGGAACGCCAGCTGATCACCGGCATCGCTGCCGACAAGAACGAAGCCAAGATCACCCTGACGCGCATCGCCGACCGCCCCGGCGCGGTGGCCGCGATCTTCGGGCCGCTGGCGGCTGCGAACATCAACGTCGACATGATCATCCAGAACATCGCCAAGGACCGCGGCGAGACTGACGTGACCTTCACCGTCCCGCTGGCCGACCTTGCCCGCACGCAGGCCCTGCTCGAAGAGCGCAAGGACACGATCGGCTACTACCGCATGCTGGCCAACAGCAAGGTCGCCAAGATCAGCGTCGTCGGGGTCGGCATGCGCAGCCACGCAGGCGTTGCCGCCACGATGTTCCGCGCCCTGGCCGATCGCGGCATCAACATCCAGGCGATCACCACCAGCGAGATCAAGGTCTCGGTGCTGATCGACGAGGACGAGACCGAACTGGCCGTGCGCGTGCTGCACACGGCGTATGAAATGGACGGCGAGTAA
- the ubiG gene encoding bifunctional 2-polyprenyl-6-hydroxyphenol methylase/3-demethylubiquinol 3-O-methyltransferase UbiG — protein sequence MSNATSAHTIRPDEAAHFGKLAADWWNPKGSSAMLHKLNPVRLGFIRDALDAHFATDSRGLKPLTSRRALDVGCGAGLLCEPLARLGGNVTGVDAAQENIAAACLHAEGSGLAIDYRCGDVAELGLTGYDLVTSMEVIEHVADKVAFVSALEAALADGGLMILSTPNRTPQSRLLLVEGAEALGMVPKGTHHWDDFITPVELHDLLSAAGLTMGNPMGIAWTPSRGLHLSDNLALNYIVTAKRG from the coding sequence ATGAGCAATGCAACCTCTGCGCATACCATTCGCCCTGATGAGGCCGCCCATTTCGGCAAGCTGGCGGCGGACTGGTGGAACCCCAAGGGCTCGTCGGCCATGCTGCACAAGCTGAACCCGGTGCGGCTGGGCTTCATCCGCGATGCCCTCGACGCGCACTTCGCCACAGACTCGCGCGGGCTGAAGCCGCTGACGAGCCGCCGCGCGCTCGATGTCGGCTGCGGCGCCGGACTGCTGTGCGAACCGCTGGCGCGGCTGGGGGGGAACGTGACCGGGGTTGACGCGGCGCAGGAAAACATCGCCGCGGCGTGCCTTCACGCCGAAGGCTCGGGCCTTGCCATCGACTATCGCTGCGGCGATGTCGCTGAGCTTGGCCTGACTGGATACGATCTCGTCACCTCGATGGAAGTGATCGAGCATGTGGCCGACAAGGTCGCCTTCGTTTCCGCGCTTGAGGCCGCGCTCGCAGACGGGGGCCTGATGATCCTGTCCACCCCCAACCGCACCCCGCAATCGCGGCTGCTGCTGGTCGAAGGCGCTGAAGCGCTGGGCATGGTGCCGAAGGGCACGCATCATTGGGACGATTTCATCACGCCTGTCGAACTGCACGACCTGCTCAGCGCGGCGGGGCTGACAATGGGCAACCCGATGGGCATCGCGTGGACGCCATCGCGCGGGCTGCACCTGTCGGATAACCTCGCGCTCAACTACATCGTCACCGCAAAGCGCGGCTGA
- a CDS encoding DUF1294 domain-containing protein, protein MDTPPASLLTPANAVTALIALNFLAFAAFGLDKWKAETGRWRTSEATLLWLAFVGGSPGAYLGRHLFRHKTRKQPFVSNLHGIAFLQVAGLCGWAVWKLGWIDLSAVL, encoded by the coding sequence ATGGACACCCCGCCCGCCAGTCTGCTCACGCCCGCCAATGCCGTCACCGCGCTGATCGCCCTGAACTTCCTCGCCTTTGCCGCGTTCGGTCTCGACAAATGGAAAGCCGAGACCGGCCGCTGGCGCACCAGCGAGGCTACGCTGCTGTGGCTGGCCTTCGTCGGCGGTTCGCCCGGTGCCTATCTCGGGCGGCATCTGTTTCGGCACAAGACGCGCAAGCAGCCCTTCGTCAGCAACCTCCACGGCATTGCGTTTCTGCAAGTGGCAGGGCTGTGCGGCTGGGCTGTCTGGAAGCTCGGCTGGATCGACCTCAGCGCAGTTTTGTAA
- a CDS encoding thioesterase family protein has product MNKLPPHLVPIAVQPSDIDFMGHVNNASYLTWVQDAVIDHWRALAPADAVAAHLWVALKHEITYRRPTFLDDTVIAHVILEKVQGARAFYETIIKRGEEVLAEVKSSWCCLDAETLRPARLARDLVERFLPSEKLPA; this is encoded by the coding sequence GTGAACAAGCTCCCGCCTCATCTCGTGCCCATTGCCGTGCAGCCCTCGGACATCGATTTCATGGGGCACGTCAACAACGCGTCCTATCTGACCTGGGTGCAGGACGCGGTGATCGATCACTGGCGCGCGCTCGCTCCGGCTGATGCGGTGGCGGCGCACCTGTGGGTCGCGCTCAAGCACGAGATCACCTACCGCCGCCCGACGTTTCTGGACGACACGGTGATCGCCCACGTCATCCTTGAAAAAGTGCAGGGCGCGCGCGCGTTCTATGAAACGATCATCAAGCGCGGCGAAGAGGTGCTGGCGGAAGTGAAGTCCAGCTGGTGCTGCCTCGATGCCGAAACGCTGCGCCCCGCGCGGCTGGCGCGCGATCTGGTCGAGCGGTTCCTGCCTTCGGAAAAGCTGCCCGCCTGA